The genomic interval CATGGCCCTGACCAGATCGAGCACCGCCCCTGCCGACGTCACCACGTCATGGGCATCCTTTTCCGAATAGACACACCCGTAATCCGCGCCCTCGCGCGTGCGCATCGCAAAGGTGAAATCTTCAAGTACAGACGACGGAAGAATGTTTTCATCGATATACAGCGCTTCGACGGCATGCCGAAGACAGGTGTGGCTCTTTTCTCGATAGCCGCCGGCAAACACCAGCGCACGCAGGGCATGGAACTGTGCATAGTACCCCTGGATGATCGCCCACTTCATGTTCCCCTCTGCAAGGGAGTGCTCGGCAGCAGTGAGGTCTTCTCCTGCTTCCCGCACCTCTTTTGCGACCAGTGCCTGATCGACCGGTATGCGCACGATCTTCCCTCTTTTCAGGCACTGCTCAAACTGATACTTCATCGTAC from Methanofollis sp. carries:
- a CDS encoding HEPN domain-containing protein, translated to MKYQFEQCLKRGKIVRIPVDQALVAKEVREAGEDLTAAEHSLAEGNMKWAIIQGYYAQFHALRALVFAGGYREKSHTCLRHAVEALYIDENILPSSVLEDFTFAMRTREGADYGCVYSEKDAHDVVTSAGAVLDLVRAMLE